GGAAGGGGTGATATTTTTGTCCGTGTAGGAGCAAAGACCTCCGGTGTCGCTGAATTGGTTTATACTCAAGTAGAAAATATACCATTGTAATTCTATTGGTTTGGGAGCAATGGTTGGCCAGCTACCTTTTTGGTAGCTGGTTTTTTTTATCCCTACCTGAATTTGGGACTGATTTATACTAGGAAATTATTTGTTCGATTTCGGGCAAAATCTAGGTTGATCGGACAAATAAGTATTCAATAACACCATTTATTTGCTTGAAAGCGCGATTTGGGGCTTGGCACAATCTCTGGAATAGATAGGGAAATCAGCAAAACTTAAGGTAAAATGAATATTTCAAAAATTTACAGTTTGGTTCTTCTTCTATTTTTAATGGGAACCACTGTGCAGGCGCAAACAGAAATCAGAACTCCAGGTGATTTTAATAAAGTAGGATCTTCCGGTTCCTGGGATGTGGTGGTTAGCCTTGGTGACAAAGATGAAGTCAAATTGGTTTCTCACGGTTTTGACCTTTCTAAAGTGATCACAGAAGTTGAGGACGGAAAGCTTGAGATCAAATTGGAAAAAGGAAAATATAGACAAGTGGATTTCACTGCTTATGTAACCGTGAGAGAATTGTCAGCCTTGGGATTAAGCGGTTCAGGAACCATGACAGTGGAATCAGATATTAATTCAGGTAACTTTGCCATAGGAACTTCAGGCTCCGGAGATATCATAATGAAAGAGCTAGACGCAAGAAAACTAAGTGTGGGGATGAGCGGGTCAGGTAAAGTGGTGATCGAAGGTGGATCCTGTGAATCTGCCAACATTGGACAGTCAGGCTCAGGGTCATTTGATGCGCTGGAGTTAATGGCAGGAGATGTGAAAATTGGAAAATCAGGGTCAGGAGCTACTTCAATCGGAGTAAACGGAGATCTGAAAGTTGGGGCCTCTGGATTGGGAAATGTCTATATCAAAGGAAACCCTACCAGCCAATCGATTGGTAGTTCTGGATCAGCCAGGATAATCAGAAAATAAAACCTTCCATAGTTTGACTTGATGATAGCCTCCTCAGGTCAAACTTTATTCACTTTACCCCCAACCAGCCATGTTCAAAAATTACTTCAAAATCGTATTCAGGAACGCCAAGAAGAACCCGCTATATGTTTTTATTAACATTTTGGGTTTATCAATCGGAATGGCTGTCAGTATTTTGATTTTTCTATTTGTACAGCATGAATTGAGCTATGATACTTACCATGAAAATTCGGATCGAATTTATAGAGTATCCAGAAACTGGTATAATCCAGATGGAGAAGTAAGCTTGCATTTGGGGCATGTGGCAGCACCTTTTGGCCCACTGATTAAATCAGATTTTGGGGATCAGGTAGAAGAGGTAGTACGCCTTACCAACAACGGCTTATTGCTAAGGTCAGGCGAGAATTCCTTTATGGAAGAAAATGTGTTTTTTGCTGATCCTGAAGTGTTCGATGTATTTTCTTGGAAGATGATCGAAGGAGACCCTAAAGCAGGATTAAGTGCAGGAGATGGTATTTTGATTTCTGAAGAAATGGCCATCAAATATTTTGGAGATGAATCCGCTATGGGTAAAGAGCTTATTGGTGAAATAATGGGGCTAACCCTTCCTTTTCAGGTACGCGGTGTTTTTGAAACAATCCCGGATAATACCCATATGCATCCCGATTTTTTAGCGACTATGAATCCTGTTATCGAGTTTTATGGTGGACTGGAAGAGTTTATGAAGAATTTCGGTGGAAATAATTTTTCAACCTATGTCTTATTAAAAGAGGGCTATGATTATAAAGCGCTAGAAGCCCAGTTGCCAGGATTGATCGACCGAAACATGAGTGAATCACAGTCTGGGATTCCAAGATCAAAAACTACTGCACTTCACCTTTGGCCAATAGAGGATATTC
Above is a window of Algoriphagus machipongonensis DNA encoding:
- a CDS encoding head GIN domain-containing protein, encoding MNISKIYSLVLLLFLMGTTVQAQTEIRTPGDFNKVGSSGSWDVVVSLGDKDEVKLVSHGFDLSKVITEVEDGKLEIKLEKGKYRQVDFTAYVTVRELSALGLSGSGTMTVESDINSGNFAIGTSGSGDIIMKELDARKLSVGMSGSGKVVIEGGSCESANIGQSGSGSFDALELMAGDVKIGKSGSGATSIGVNGDLKVGASGLGNVYIKGNPTSQSIGSSGSARIIRK